A single region of the Vicia villosa cultivar HV-30 ecotype Madison, WI linkage group LG4, Vvil1.0, whole genome shotgun sequence genome encodes:
- the LOC131599171 gene encoding uncharacterized protein LOC131599171 yields MSRGSSRSDSAIWLRWCLVLFAMVSALGVCGPALYWRFKKGITLRSSNSKLSCPPCICDCPPPLSLFQLAPGLANLSVTDCGGNDPELKEEMEKQFVDLLTEELKLQESVSEAHTRHMNITLAEAKRVGSQYQREADKCVAATETCEQAREQAEAKLTKERKLTLIWEKRARQIGWEGE; encoded by the exons ATGTCACGGGGTAGTAGTAGATCTGATTCAGCGATATGGTTAAGATGGTGTTTGGTTTTGTTCGCAATGGTGTCAGCTTTAGGTGTATGCGGTCCTGCTCTTTACTGGAGATTCAAAAAAGGCATCACTCTTCGCTCCTCTAACTCCAAACTCTCTTGTCCTCCTTGTATCTGTGATTGCCCTCCTCCTCTTTCTCTCTTCCAACTCGCTCCTG GGCTAGCAAATCTCTCTGTCACAG ATTGTGGAGGCAATGATCCGGAACTAAAGGAGGAGatggagaagcagtttgtggaccTTCTAACTGAGGAGCTAAAGTTACAAGAGTCAGTTTCTGAAGCGCACACGCGGCATATGAACATAACTTTGGCAGAAGCAAAAAGAGTGGGGTCTCAATACCAAAGAGAAGCTGACAAATGTGTTGCTGCAACTGAAACGTGCGAGCAGGCAAGAGAGCAGGCTGAAGCCAAGCTCACCAAGGAGAGAAAACTGACTTTGATATGGGAGAAACGGGCACGCCAAATAGGCTGGGAAGGAGAATAA